One genomic window of Gossypium hirsutum isolate 1008001.06 chromosome D11, Gossypium_hirsutum_v2.1, whole genome shotgun sequence includes the following:
- the LOC107913264 gene encoding subtilisin-like protease SBT1.7, producing MEMVKCFMIVLILGLCHVSMVAPLEEKKSHRKTYIVHMAKSEMPPSFQHHTHWYDSSLKSVSGSAAMLYTYDNVIHGFSTQLTDKEAEQLESQPGILAVLPEVRYELHTTRTPEFLGLSQAAALFPESESASEVVIGVLDTGVWPESKSFADTGLGPIPSSWKGACESGTNFTSANCNKKLIGAKYFAKGYEAALGAIDETKESRSPRDDDGHGTHTASTAAGSVVEGASLFGYAQGTARGMATRARVAVYKVCWMGGCFSSDILAAMEKAIDDNVNVLSMSLGGGMSDYYRDSVAIGSFAAMEKGILVSCSAGNAGPAPYSLSNLAPWITTVGAGTLDRDFPAFVSLGNGKNFSGVSLYRGSPLPGKMLPFVYAGNASNATNGNLCMMDTLIPEKVAGKIVLCDRGMNARVQKGAVVKAAGGIGMVLSNTAANGEELVADAHLLPATAVGQKSGDAIRDYLFSNPNPTVTILFEGTKVGIEPSPVVAAFSSRGPNSITSEILKPDMIAPGVNILAGWSGAVGPTGLATDTRRVDFNIISGTSMSCPHVSGLAGLLKAAHPDWSPAAIRSALMTTAYTEYKNKQKMQDIATGKPSTPFDHGAGHVDPVSALNPGLVYDLTAEDYLGFLCALNYTEFQIRSLARRNFSCDASKRYRVTDLNYPSFAVNFDSIMGGSNVVKHTRTLTNVGSPGTYKVSVSPETPGVKISVEPQTLSFSQANEKKSYTVTFSGSSQPTGTNVFARLEWSDMKYTVGSPIAISWT from the coding sequence ATGGAGATGGTTAAGTGTTTTATGATTGTCCTGATTCTGGGTCTTTGCCACGTGTCCATGGTTGCACCATTGGAGGAGAAGAAGAGTCACAGAAAGACTTACATCGTGCACATGGCTAAATCCGAGATGCCTCCGAGTTTCCAGCACCATACTCACTGGTATGACTCCTCTTTGAAATCAGTTTCCGGCTCGGCTGCAATGCTCTATACCTACGACAACGTTATCCATGGATTCTCTACTCAGTTAACTGACAAAGAAGCTGAGCAACTCGAGAGCCAACCAGGGATCCTCGCGGTTTTACCCGAGGTAAGATACGAGTTACACACGACTCGTACACCTGAGTTCCTTGGACTCAGTCAAGCTGCTGCTTTGTTCCCTGAGTCTGAGTCGGCGAGTGAAGTTGTTATTGGTGTGTTGGATACTGGTGTTTGGCCTGAGAGCAAGAGCTTTGCTGATACGGGGCTTGGACCAATACCAAGCAGCTGGAAAGGCGCGTGCGAATCAGGCACCAATTTTACCTCCGCAAATTGCAATAAAAAATTGATAGGTGCGAAGTACTTTGCTAAGGGGTATGAGGCTGCCTTGGGTGCAATTGATGAGACCAAGGAATCAAGATCACCTCGAGATGATGATGGGCATGGTACTCACACGGCCTCCACCGCTGCAGGGTCGGTGGTGGAAGGAGCTAGCTTGTTTGGCTACGCGCAAGGAACGGCGCGTGGTATGGCCACGCGCGCTAGGGTTGCTGTTTACAAGGTTTGTTGGATGGGTGGATGTTTCAGTTCAGACATCTTGGCTGCCATGGAGAAGGCCATTGATGATAACGTTAATGTACTATCCATGTCCCTCGGCGGTGGCATGTCTGATTATTACAGGGATAGTGTTGCAATCGGATCTTTTGCTGCCATGGAGAAGGGGATTTTAGTTTCTTGTTCGGCCGGAAATGCTGGTCCAGCTCCGTACAGTTTATCAAACCTGGCTCCGTGGATTACAACTGTCGGTGCAGGCACACTGGATCGTGATTTCCCTGCTTTCGTTAGCCTTGGAAACGGCAAAAATTTCTCCGGCGTGTCGCTTTACCGAGGCAGCCCCTTGCCTGGAAAGATGTTACCATTTGTTTATGCTGGCAATGCTAGCAATGCTACCAACGGGAATTTGTGTATGATGGATACTTTGATACCGGAAAAAGTTGCCGGCAAGATTGTTCTTTGTGATCGTGGGATGAACGCCAGGGTTCAAAAAGGAGCTGTCGTTAAAGCAGCCGGTGGTATAGGCATGGTTTTGTCTAACACTGCCGCAAATGGTGAAGAGCTGGTAGCGGATGCCCATTTGCTCCCGGCAACCGCCGTGGGTCAAAAATCTGGTGATGCTATAAGAGACTACTTGTTTTCAAATCCTAACCCAACTGTCACCATTCTTTTTGAAGGAACCAAAGTTGGCATAGAACCATCACCGGTGGTGGCTGCTTTTAGCTCAAGAGGACCAAATTCTATAACCTCGGAGATATTGAAACCAGACATGATTGCTCCAGGGGTTAACATTTTAGCAGGGTGGTCCGGTGCAGTAGGTCCAACGGGGTTGGCTACGGATACCAGACGAGTGGATTTTAACATCATTTCAGGAACTTCAATGTCTTGCCCACATGTTAGTGGCCTTGCAGGGTTGCTGAAGGCGGCTCACCCAGATTGGAGTCCAGCAGCTATCAGATCAGCTCTTATGACTACAGCTTATACGGAATACAAAAACAAGCAGAAAATGCAAGATATTGCAACGGGGAAACCATCCACCCCGTTCGACCATGGTGCTGGGCATGTGGATCCTGTTTCAGCGCTTAATCCAGGGCTTGTGTATGATTTGACAGCGGAAGATTATCTGGGTTTCCTTTGTGCCTTGAACTACACAGAGTTCCAAATCAGATCCCTGGCGAGAAGAAACTTCTCATGTGATGCTAGCAAGAGATACAGAGTCACTGATCTCAACTACCCTTCCTTTGCTGTCAATTTTGATTCGATCATGGGTGGGTCGAATGTTGTTAAACACACTCGAACTCTTACCAATGTGGGCTCGCCAGGAACTTACAAGGTATCGGTATCACCTGAAACTCCAGGGGTAAAGATATCAGTTGAACCACAGACTTTGAGTTTTAGCCAAGCAAATGAGAAGAAATCATATACGGTGACGTTCAGTGGTAGTTCACAGCCAACCGGTACGAACGTGTTCGCTCGTTTGGAGTGGTCTGATATGAAGTATACCGTGGGCAGTCCTATTGCAATTAGCTGGACATGA
- the LOC107913263 gene encoding uncharacterized protein: MEKKQQQDVDKKADDNMDEKKASLEGLPIDDSPYVKYGDLEDYKRRGYGTEGHQQPNPGRGAASSTDAPTLSGAALSSERPFDATDTINRQGVP, translated from the coding sequence ATGGAGAAGAAGCAACAACAAGATGTGGATAAGAAGGCGGATGATAATATGGACGAGAAGAAGGCAAGCTTGGAAGGGCTGCCAATAGACGATAGCCCTTACGTGAAGTATGGGGACTTGGAAGATTACAAGCGTCGAGGATATGGAACTGAAGGCCACCAACAACCGAACCCGGGACGTGGTGCTGCAAGCTCCACCGACGCCCCCACTCTTTCTGGTGCCGCTCTCTCCTCTGAGCGACCTTTTGATGCTACGGATACCATTAATCGTCAAGGGGTACCCTGA